A DNA window from Aminipila luticellarii contains the following coding sequences:
- a CDS encoding DMT family transporter: protein METTSSAPKPAPTKAERRQSIFYMAVCAALWSIGGIFIKLLPWNAFAIAGARSLIAAIIVYTYIRHKKIQMKFVKQAFVSGAFLSGVFLSFVIANKLTTAANAIVLQFTSPVFILILSAVFLHKKCRRGDLITVTATLAGISLFFLDHLTPGGMLGNGFGMFTGLMVACSYLIVGEVDEETRMTGIFLGQIFTAVIGMPALIFTETAITTPALFSILALGIFQLGIPYVLFGLAMKNGSALSCNLIGAIEPLLNPVWVFLFNGEAPGFFALIGAVIVITAITLWCIWNDQVSRLQEAEEQKKLDSA from the coding sequence ATGGAAACAACATCGTCGGCACCGAAGCCGGCACCGACAAAAGCAGAACGGAGACAATCCATTTTTTACATGGCGGTATGTGCCGCCCTATGGAGCATCGGGGGGATTTTTATTAAGCTGCTTCCGTGGAATGCCTTTGCTATTGCCGGGGCTCGCAGCCTGATTGCAGCCATTATTGTATATACATATATCCGTCATAAAAAAATTCAGATGAAATTTGTGAAACAGGCATTTGTGTCAGGAGCTTTTTTAAGCGGTGTTTTTTTGAGCTTTGTTATTGCCAATAAATTGACTACCGCAGCGAATGCTATTGTTCTTCAATTCACGTCACCGGTATTTATTTTGATCTTATCTGCTGTTTTTCTGCACAAAAAATGCAGGAGGGGAGATTTGATTACGGTCACAGCCACCCTGGCGGGGATCTCTTTATTCTTTTTGGACCATTTGACACCGGGGGGGATGCTTGGAAATGGTTTTGGCATGTTTACCGGGCTGATGGTGGCGTGTTCCTATCTGATTGTAGGCGAGGTGGATGAGGAGACGCGCATGACTGGAATTTTCTTAGGCCAGATCTTTACGGCGGTGATTGGAATGCCGGCATTGATTTTTACGGAGACAGCTATAACCACCCCGGCTCTATTCAGCATTCTTGCCTTGGGAATATTTCAGTTGGGCATTCCCTATGTGCTGTTTGGATTGGCTATGAAAAATGGATCCGCTTTGTCGTGCAACTTAATTGGGGCGATCGAGCCGCTTCTGAATCCAGTGTGGGTGTTTTTGTTTAATGGAGAAGCACCGGGATTTTTTGCTTTGATTGGGGCGGTTATTGTCATCACTGCCATTACTTTGTGGTGCATATGGAATGACCAGGTCAGCAGACTTCAAGAAGCAGAAGAACAGAAAAAGCTGGACTCTGCATAA
- a CDS encoding recombinase family protein codes for MAWQRKIPFGYTMKRGELQCCPTESAAVKEIFRLYTDGMAYSKIAAEMMRRGLRYHSHTAEWNKHMVKRILENERYLGEKEYPPILEPEAFLRAQLIRREKNAYTPCPDYIGPIREKAVCGVCGGRMLRDTRAGGKPRWYCEKEGCTNRRYIEDEDIRTALSDRLNVLAQTPNLLEWFLPQNIEEPTLEAVRIQNEVIRELNKAEPGQEYTKMLILVCAAEQYSGLPDYMPYYQMQRLKEKILTQSINAELLRELFTIAVQEIQFTAHGSLRLRLINGKTLEADGKEDAKCPKAQ; via the coding sequence ATGGCATGGCAGAGAAAAATCCCCTTCGGGTACACCATGAAAAGGGGTGAGCTGCAGTGTTGTCCCACAGAATCAGCGGCGGTCAAAGAGATTTTCAGGCTTTATACTGACGGCATGGCCTACAGCAAAATTGCCGCCGAAATGATGCGCCGGGGGCTTCGCTACCACAGCCACACGGCCGAATGGAACAAGCACATGGTCAAGCGCATCCTCGAAAACGAACGCTATCTTGGGGAAAAGGAATATCCCCCCATCCTTGAGCCGGAAGCCTTTCTGCGTGCCCAGCTTATCAGGAGAGAAAAGAATGCCTATACACCCTGCCCGGACTATATCGGACCCATCCGTGAAAAAGCGGTCTGCGGCGTGTGCGGCGGCAGGATGCTCCGCGATACCAGAGCTGGGGGAAAGCCCCGCTGGTACTGCGAAAAGGAGGGCTGTACCAACCGCCGTTACATAGAGGACGAGGACATCCGCACAGCCCTATCCGATAGGCTGAATGTGCTGGCGCAGACCCCCAACCTCTTAGAATGGTTTCTGCCGCAAAATATAGAGGAGCCGACGCTGGAGGCGGTACGCATCCAGAACGAGGTCATCCGGGAGCTGAACAAAGCGGAGCCGGGACAGGAGTACACCAAAATGTTGATACTGGTCTGTGCCGCCGAGCAATACAGCGGACTGCCTGATTATATGCCTTACTATCAGATGCAGAGACTGAAGGAGAAAATCCTTACACAATCCATCAATGCGGAACTTCTCAGAGAGCTTTTCACAATCGCAGTGCAGGAAATCCAATTTACCGCCCACGGCAGTCTCCGCTTGCGACTCATCAACGGAAAAACCCTTGAAGCAGATGGAAAGGAGGATGCAAAGTGCCCGAAAGCGCAGTGA
- a CDS encoding MATE family efflux transporter, with product MQEKEVSQYQKMTETPVSRLIITLGIPTTVSMLVTNIYNMVDTYFVGRIGTSASGAVGVVFGLMAVIQAIGFMFGHGSGSIIARKLGEKNVDIASKFASTSFFYSFGIGILLTLLGLIFINPFMRLLGSTETILPYARMYGLFILLAAPWMASSCVLNNILRYEGQAFFAMIGLTSGAVLNIAGDWILMTKMHMGIEGAGISTALSQVVSFFILLAAFLRGKTQSKIAFRLISREFQDVFLIMKTGLPSLMRQGLSSVSIMILNSQAAAYGDAAVAAMTIVNRICYFIFAVALGIGQGFQPVSAFNYGAGKYSRVRQGFIFTVTAGEVCLGCMAVFGMLLSSRLVGFFRNDPAVIEIGTFALRIQLMALFFMPLAICGNMMFQSIGKNVIATFLSALRSGLCFIPIILILSRLMGLRGVEISQTLSDTLTFFVSIPFVIHFFRFLPKDKEEDRVIQ from the coding sequence GTGCAGGAAAAAGAAGTATCACAGTATCAGAAGATGACGGAAACCCCGGTATCCAGACTGATTATTACATTGGGGATACCCACTACCGTCAGTATGCTGGTAACGAATATTTATAACATGGTGGATACCTATTTCGTAGGCAGAATCGGGACCAGTGCCAGCGGTGCCGTGGGCGTGGTCTTTGGACTGATGGCGGTCATTCAGGCAATTGGGTTTATGTTCGGGCACGGTTCCGGAAGTATTATAGCCAGAAAGCTTGGAGAGAAAAATGTAGATATTGCCTCTAAGTTTGCCTCCACCAGTTTTTTCTATTCTTTTGGAATCGGCATTCTTTTGACCCTTTTGGGATTGATTTTTATAAATCCTTTTATGAGGCTCTTGGGCAGCACGGAGACGATTCTGCCCTATGCGAGAATGTACGGATTATTTATTTTGCTGGCAGCGCCATGGATGGCCAGTAGCTGTGTATTGAACAATATTTTGAGGTATGAAGGTCAGGCCTTTTTTGCGATGATCGGATTGACTTCCGGAGCCGTTCTAAATATTGCCGGTGACTGGATTTTGATGACAAAAATGCACATGGGCATCGAAGGAGCCGGAATATCTACAGCCCTTTCTCAGGTCGTCAGCTTTTTTATTCTTTTGGCTGCATTTCTCAGGGGAAAGACCCAAAGTAAGATTGCTTTTCGATTAATTTCCAGAGAATTTCAGGATGTGTTCTTAATTATGAAGACCGGGCTGCCAAGTCTGATGAGACAGGGACTGTCCAGCGTATCCATCATGATTTTGAATAGTCAGGCGGCAGCTTACGGCGATGCGGCGGTAGCCGCCATGACTATTGTGAACCGCATTTGTTATTTTATTTTCGCTGTTGCACTGGGTATCGGACAGGGATTTCAGCCGGTTTCAGCCTTTAATTACGGTGCGGGAAAGTATTCCAGAGTAAGGCAGGGCTTTATTTTTACCGTAACCGCAGGAGAGGTTTGTCTGGGATGCATGGCTGTTTTTGGAATGCTCTTGTCTTCTCGTTTGGTTGGATTTTTCAGAAATGATCCCGCTGTTATCGAAATCGGAACCTTTGCCTTGCGTATCCAATTGATGGCGTTGTTTTTTATGCCGTTAGCCATTTGCGGAAATATGATGTTTCAAAGTATCGGTAAAAATGTCATCGCTACTTTTTTGTCGGCTCTTCGAAGCGGTTTATGTTTCATTCCGATCATTTTAATCTTGTCCCGCCTAATGGGGTTAAGAGGGGTGGAGATATCCCAGACCTTATCGGATACGTTGACCTTTTTTGTATCCATACCCTTTGTCATTCACTTCTTTCGATTTTTACCTAAAGACAAGGAAGAGGATCGTGTGATACAATAG
- a CDS encoding sigma-70 family RNA polymerase sigma factor — MAEKKEYRIKVQGQLVPVSEEVYFTYHRMKRRETYLEERDTANGVFYYSAMDTAETTGEDGIPDLVSPRVEDVVMDKLITEELHRCLAQLSKEEQALIFALYFQGKSQSELERETGIKQQTISYRERQIRLKLKKMIEK, encoded by the coding sequence ATGGCAGAGAAAAAAGAGTATCGAATCAAGGTGCAGGGTCAGCTTGTACCGGTTAGTGAAGAAGTCTATTTTACCTATCACCGCATGAAGCGTCGTGAAACCTATCTGGAGGAAAGGGATACGGCAAACGGCGTCTTTTATTACAGTGCCATGGATACGGCGGAAACTACAGGTGAGGATGGGATTCCGGACCTTGTCTCTCCCCGTGTGGAGGATGTGGTCATGGACAAGCTCATAACGGAAGAGCTCCACAGGTGCCTCGCACAGCTTTCTAAGGAGGAACAGGCTTTAATCTTTGCCCTGTACTTTCAAGGAAAATCTCAGTCGGAATTGGAGCGGGAAACCGGTATCAAGCAACAAACTATCAGCTACCGTGAACGACAGATTCGGCTGAAGCTCAAAAAAATGATAGAAAAGTAA
- a CDS encoding recombinase family protein — protein sequence MPESAVRKVTVIPADPKHNQKDIRKQRLRVAPYCRVSTSSEEQLDSYQAQIEYYTEKIAAQQEWTMVDMFADEGKTATSTKKRKDFLRMIKACEKGKVDLIITKSVSRFCRNTLDGLDYVRRLKRMGVGVFFEKENVNTLYMDNEMILTFMMSQAQAESESMSGNIRWGHRKNFKDGKVYFHYAGFLGYRRGENDLPEIDPEEAEIVRRIFSRYLIGHSVAKIIADLEADGIKTARGHKKWNDGVIRGMLQNEKYMGDALLQKTYIADLFTRQTKKNTGELPQYYVENSHPAIIDRLTFQRVQEEMARRSSLKKVSAAAKTELAKYSGKYVLTELLSCGNCGSPYRRVTWTRPEGKKIVWRCINRLENGKKFCKDAPTLEENRIHTAVVSAMNEMFSQKSLKAILQDSIRTALLPGNGETSLAAIDSRLSQLREQQYRLLQLAAAVGADSTQYDEELKKVSMEFSALVAKRSELEKNKQDTEQADERAEQLAAELESADTGITAFDEVTVRQLISAITVLSEEKLLIRFKDGTEIEQII from the coding sequence GTGCCCGAAAGCGCAGTGAGAAAAGTCACGGTGATTCCCGCTGATCCCAAGCACAACCAAAAGGATATCCGCAAGCAGCGCCTGCGGGTAGCGCCTTACTGCCGCGTTTCCACCAGCTCCGAGGAACAGCTCGACAGCTATCAGGCGCAGATTGAATATTACACCGAAAAAATCGCCGCCCAGCAGGAGTGGACCATGGTGGATATGTTTGCGGACGAGGGCAAAACCGCAACCTCCACCAAAAAGCGCAAGGATTTCCTGCGGATGATCAAGGCCTGTGAAAAGGGCAAGGTGGATTTGATTATCACCAAATCGGTATCCCGGTTCTGCCGGAATACGCTGGACGGTCTGGATTATGTCCGCAGGCTCAAGCGGATGGGCGTGGGCGTCTTCTTTGAAAAGGAAAATGTCAACACCCTCTACATGGACAATGAAATGATTCTCACCTTTATGATGAGCCAGGCACAGGCCGAGAGCGAGTCCATGAGCGGCAACATCCGCTGGGGACACCGCAAAAATTTCAAGGACGGCAAGGTTTACTTTCACTATGCCGGATTTTTAGGCTATCGCCGGGGCGAGAACGATCTGCCTGAAATCGACCCGGAGGAAGCGGAAATCGTCCGCAGGATTTTTTCACGGTATCTGATTGGGCACAGCGTAGCCAAAATCATCGCAGACCTTGAGGCGGACGGCATCAAAACGGCGCGGGGGCATAAAAAGTGGAATGACGGCGTGATACGGGGGATGCTTCAAAACGAAAAATACATGGGGGACGCTCTGCTCCAGAAAACCTACATCGCAGACCTTTTTACTCGCCAGACTAAGAAGAACACCGGTGAGCTTCCCCAATACTACGTGGAGAACAGCCATCCCGCCATCATCGACCGGCTGACCTTTCAGCGGGTGCAGGAGGAAATGGCACGGCGCTCCAGCCTGAAAAAGGTCAGCGCCGCCGCCAAAACCGAGCTTGCCAAATACAGCGGCAAATATGTGCTGACCGAGCTGTTATCCTGCGGAAATTGCGGCAGTCCCTACCGCAGAGTGACATGGACCAGACCGGAGGGTAAAAAAATTGTCTGGCGGTGCATCAACCGTCTGGAGAATGGTAAGAAGTTCTGCAAGGACGCCCCCACGCTGGAGGAAAACAGGATTCACACTGCGGTGGTCAGTGCCATGAACGAAATGTTCAGCCAAAAGAGCTTGAAAGCAATTCTGCAGGACAGCATCCGAACAGCCCTTTTGCCGGGAAATGGCGAAACCAGCCTTGCAGCCATCGACAGCAGGCTTTCTCAACTGCGGGAACAGCAGTACCGGCTCCTTCAGCTTGCCGCCGCCGTGGGAGCGGATTCCACCCAATACGATGAGGAACTGAAGAAGGTCAGTATGGAATTCTCCGCACTGGTGGCAAAACGGAGCGAGCTGGAGAAAAATAAGCAGGATACCGAACAGGCGGACGAGCGTGCAGAGCAGCTTGCCGCCGAGCTGGAATCGGCGGACACCGGCATCACTGCCTTTGACGAGGTCACGGTGCGGCAGCTGATCAGCGCCATTACGGTACTCAGCGAAGAAAAACTGCTCATCCGTTTCAAGGACGGAACGGAGATTGAGCAGATCATATAA
- a CDS encoding recombinase family protein, whose protein sequence is MYQSNSTSAVAPKITLIQARKPEIAKLRVAAYARVSSDSEDQQNSYIAQVDYYTRHIAAQDSWELADIYADEGISGLVASKRDEFNRMIQDCRDGKIDRVLVKSISRFARNTKEYIQYVRELLRLGISIHFEKENIDTGKMTSEQIATIYGAFSQMESQNHSNNMRISVRIRMEKGDYLSPSEPYGYRLEGRTLMIIPEQAEVVRRIYAAYLSGQGKDDIADKLNKAGIPRTKGRTVWHPSTVAYILTNIAYTGDMLWQKSFATNEIPFRQVRNKGEKPKYFVENCHEAIISKEDFQRVQALMESRRRQTNGTVSSALLAKKIRCEGCGTLFRRKIVNNKVYWTCRRHDRDKDLCPTSQIPEEQIVTAILRMYHKLKRHRAQILSPVLSQLTELREKELRSNRRINDIDKEIAQLTEQNLVLVRLKSKGYVDSALYLSQTGEIDFKLRELRRQRRRIMEANGEDSQIKATQAMLDYLEDSPEYLEALTEEVFETLVESIFISSETAMNISLHNGLMLKETMERTVR, encoded by the coding sequence ATGTATCAATCCAATTCAACATCGGCGGTAGCGCCGAAAATCACATTGATACAGGCGAGAAAGCCGGAAATTGCAAAGCTCCGTGTGGCGGCATACGCCCGTGTGAGCAGCGATTCAGAGGATCAGCAGAACTCCTACATCGCACAGGTGGATTATTACACCCGGCACATCGCCGCACAGGACAGCTGGGAGTTGGCGGACATTTATGCCGACGAGGGAATTTCCGGCCTTGTGGCAAGCAAGCGGGATGAATTCAACCGCATGATTCAGGATTGCCGGGACGGAAAGATCGACCGCGTCCTCGTCAAATCCATCTCCCGCTTCGCAAGAAACACCAAAGAATATATCCAGTATGTGCGGGAGCTTCTTCGGCTGGGCATCTCTATCCACTTTGAAAAGGAGAACATCGACACCGGCAAAATGACGTCGGAGCAGATCGCCACCATTTACGGCGCTTTTTCACAGATGGAGTCACAGAACCACTCAAACAATATGCGGATCAGCGTCCGCATCCGTATGGAAAAAGGCGACTACCTCTCGCCGTCCGAGCCTTACGGCTACAGGCTGGAGGGGCGCACCCTGATGATTATTCCCGAACAGGCCGAGGTGGTGCGCCGCATTTATGCCGCTTATCTCAGCGGTCAGGGAAAGGATGACATCGCAGACAAGCTGAACAAAGCAGGCATCCCCCGCACGAAAGGGCGAACCGTCTGGCACCCAAGCACAGTGGCATATATCCTCACCAACATCGCCTACACCGGAGATATGCTCTGGCAAAAGAGCTTCGCCACCAACGAAATCCCCTTCCGGCAAGTGCGCAACAAGGGCGAAAAGCCGAAATATTTTGTAGAGAACTGCCATGAGGCGATTATTTCCAAGGAGGACTTTCAGCGGGTACAGGCACTGATGGAAAGCCGACGGAGGCAGACAAACGGAACGGTTTCCTCCGCACTGCTGGCAAAGAAAATCCGCTGTGAAGGCTGCGGAACCCTGTTCCGCAGAAAAATCGTCAATAACAAGGTCTACTGGACTTGCCGGAGGCATGACCGTGATAAAGACCTTTGCCCCACCTCACAGATACCGGAGGAACAGATTGTCACGGCAATCCTCCGCATGTACCACAAGCTGAAACGGCATCGCGCGCAAATCCTGTCCCCGGTCTTATCTCAGCTGACCGAGCTTCGGGAAAAGGAGCTTCGCTCCAACCGCAGAATCAATGATATCGACAAGGAAATCGCCCAGCTCACCGAGCAGAATCTCGTTCTTGTTCGACTCAAGTCGAAGGGATACGTAGATTCTGCTCTTTATTTATCCCAAACCGGCGAAATTGACTTTAAGCTCCGGGAGCTGCGCCGTCAACGCCGCCGCATCATGGAGGCCAACGGCGAGGACAGTCAGATTAAAGCGACCCAAGCCATGCTGGATTATCTGGAGGACAGCCCCGAATATTTGGAGGCGCTCACGGAGGAAGTGTTTGAAACGCTGGTGGAGAGCATCTTCATCTCATCGGAAACAGCAATGAATATCAGCCTTCACAACGGTCTGATGCTGAAAGAAACCATGGAAAGGACGGTGCGGTAA
- a CDS encoding DUF1016 N-terminal domain-containing protein has translation MKALKKNSALYLEQIASAVAECYEKDEKPCNRALLELYTRIGQCICRQGEKAFITHLSEMLADRFPSLKGFSLRNLRRMRDFYRTYENSPALMSRAQSLGWTQNAVILECCETDAQRSFYIDLAVERNLSKLSLMNAIQEDAFAETLHAEICSENVEPSCAPVSDSRIDEAVDTTTSVETACEPFVTACEPPHQGDTLLRGTGSGYSEILTIIPTGKRMKNMRKQSISCWQAYPFLERSASPKPLAQKQIIHLKPPPDMVQPKKLPPPFIRKQGRNYQWQVHRPKTAA, from the coding sequence ATGAAAGCATTGAAAAAAAACAGTGCCCTGTATCTGGAACAGATTGCCTCTGCGGTAGCTGAATGCTATGAAAAAGATGAAAAGCCCTGCAATCGGGCACTGCTGGAGCTTTATACGAGGATCGGTCAATGTATCTGCCGTCAGGGAGAAAAAGCGTTTATTACGCATTTGTCTGAGATGCTCGCCGACCGGTTTCCATCGCTGAAAGGCTTCTCTCTTCGCAATCTCCGCAGGATGCGTGACTTTTACCGCACTTATGAAAACAGCCCGGCTCTTATGAGCAGGGCACAGTCCCTTGGCTGGACACAAAATGCCGTGATACTGGAGTGCTGTGAAACCGATGCGCAGCGTTCGTTTTATATTGACCTTGCGGTGGAACGGAACCTTTCCAAGCTGTCGCTCATGAATGCCATTCAGGAGGATGCCTTTGCCGAGACCCTCCATGCAGAAATTTGCTCCGAAAACGTGGAACCCAGCTGCGCCCCTGTAAGCGATAGCCGCATCGATGAAGCAGTAGACACCACCACATCAGTTGAAACGGCGTGTGAGCCGTTTGTGACAGCGTGTGAGCCTCCCCACCAAGGGGATACTCTGCTCCGAGGCACTGGCAGTGGCTACAGTGAAATTCTCACAATAATTCCAACCGGCAAAAGAATGAAAAATATGCGAAAACAGTCCATTTCATGCTGGCAGGCTTACCCGTTTCTGGAGCGCTCCGCTTCGCCAAAACCATTGGCGCAGAAACAAATCATCCATTTAAAGCCGCCGCCAGATATGGTTCAACCGAAGAAGCTCCCGCCGCCTTTCATCAGAAAACAGGGCAGGAATTATCAATGGCAAGTACATCGACCGAAAACAGCCGCATAA
- a CDS encoding DUF4314 domain-containing protein, which produces MFFDYQKAQRMKERYPSGTRIRLNSMDDPYAPIAPGTEGTVNFVDDIGTLHCTFDNGRTLGVVPGEDSFSVLSRPAPSEPEESPTPQFGMRME; this is translated from the coding sequence ATGTTTTTCGATTACCAAAAAGCACAGCGGATGAAGGAGCGGTATCCCAGCGGAACCCGCATCCGACTCAATAGTATGGATGACCCCTATGCGCCCATTGCGCCGGGAACGGAAGGAACTGTAAATTTTGTAGATGACATCGGCACGCTTCACTGCACCTTTGACAATGGACGCACCCTCGGTGTCGTTCCCGGAGAGGACAGCTTCTCGGTGCTCTCGCGTCCAGCACCGTCTGAGCCGGAGGAAAGTCCCACTCCGCAGTTCGGCATGAGGATGGAATGA
- a CDS encoding GGDEF domain-containing protein, which yields MAERIALDKLEQNLVFFNKMYDAVRLVDPVHKKVLEYRDRSMGKTSRICYDYWGNGGICDNCISVRAHCENKSYIKLEQDQDAIMLVTAIPIETDDTAAVLELFKNATDSMMIGTGNYNDGKEMRHIIYDMNNMIIRDHLTSLYNRRFVDDRLPVDIVKATVAEQPLSTIFIDIDNMKTINDTYGHITGDLVLKQVAAAVQNSIRADLDWAARYGGDEFIVCLNNMEEDEVLRIAERIRSNISSIEVPIQNEKIRITASLGVQTMSQSSFTAEEMIRRADEKMYQEKKDGKN from the coding sequence ATGGCGGAGAGGATAGCCCTTGACAAGCTGGAGCAGAATCTGGTTTTTTTTAATAAAATGTATGACGCAGTAAGACTGGTGGATCCTGTTCATAAGAAAGTCTTGGAGTATCGTGATCGAAGCATGGGAAAAACAAGCAGGATTTGTTACGATTACTGGGGGAATGGAGGAATATGTGATAATTGTATTTCTGTCCGTGCTCACTGTGAAAATAAAAGTTATATAAAGCTCGAACAAGATCAGGATGCTATTATGCTGGTTACGGCAATTCCCATTGAAACGGATGATACAGCTGCTGTGTTGGAACTGTTTAAGAATGCTACGGATAGTATGATGATTGGAACCGGGAACTATAATGATGGAAAGGAGATGCGTCATATTATTTACGATATGAATAATATGATAATCAGAGACCATTTGACATCCTTATATAATCGGCGTTTTGTGGATGACCGGTTACCGGTGGATATCGTCAAGGCTACAGTGGCAGAACAACCTTTGTCTACTATTTTCATCGATATAGATAACATGAAGACCATTAATGACACCTATGGACATATAACAGGAGATTTGGTGCTAAAGCAGGTGGCTGCCGCTGTGCAGAACAGCATACGGGCTGATTTGGATTGGGCGGCGAGATATGGAGGCGATGAATTTATTGTTTGTTTGAACAATATGGAGGAGGATGAAGTATTGCGGATTGCAGAACGTATTCGCAGCAACATTTCCTCTATTGAGGTGCCTATACAGAATGAAAAGATAAGAATCACAGCTTCATTAGGGGTGCAGACCATGTCTCAGTCTTCGTTTACAGCGGAAGAAATGATCCGCAGAGCGGATGAAAAAATGTACCAAGAGAAAAAAGACGGAAAAAACTAA
- a CDS encoding type II toxin-antitoxin system PemK/MazF family toxin translates to MNANMQTISRGDIFYADLSPVIGSEQGGIRPVLILQNDVGNRHSPTTIVCAITGKPKKPLPTHTAIAGTGGLSRESFALLEQIRTIDRVRLKERIGRLDMREMKKIDEALAISVGLEPAFFYEGGIHHDTFTGIR, encoded by the coding sequence TTGAACGCTAACATGCAAACCATCAGCCGAGGCGATATTTTTTATGCCGATTTAAGCCCCGTTATCGGCTCGGAACAAGGGGGCATCCGTCCCGTACTTATCCTGCAAAACGATGTAGGCAACCGCCATAGCCCCACCACCATCGTCTGCGCCATCACTGGCAAGCCCAAAAAGCCTCTGCCCACCCACACGGCCATCGCAGGAACAGGCGGATTATCCAGAGAGTCATTTGCACTTCTGGAGCAGATACGCACCATCGACCGGGTAAGGCTCAAGGAACGGATTGGCAGGCTGGATATGCGGGAAATGAAAAAAATTGACGAAGCACTGGCAATCAGCGTCGGACTTGAACCGGCGTTTTTTTATGAGGGAGGAATACACCATGACACATTCACAGGTATCCGATAA